Proteins encoded in a region of the Panicum hallii strain FIL2 chromosome 3, PHallii_v3.1, whole genome shotgun sequence genome:
- the LOC112887676 gene encoding probably inactive leucine-rich repeat receptor-like protein kinase At5g48380 codes for MTDHFALSALLLLLSSTTCFSSDLDVQCLRDVQKSVIDPNGILKSSWTFDNNTAGFICRFTGVECWHPDENRVLSLRLSNFGLQGPFPQGLKNCTSMTGLDLSSNNFTGPIPSDISLQVPFLTSLDLSYNGFSGEIPLLIYNMTYLNTLNLQHNQLSGQIPGQFSLLARLLTFNVADNQLSGSIPSALQKFSSSSFAGNQRLCGPPLGDCQASAKSKSNAAIIGAVVGVVVVVIIVTIVVLFCLRRLPAKKKAKDEDDNKWAKSIKGTKTIKVSMFENPVSKMKLSDLMKATNQFSKENIIGTGRTGTMYKAVLPDGSFLAVKRLQDSQHSESQFTSEMKTLGQVRHRNLVPLLGFCIAKKEKLLVYKHMPKGSLYDQLTQEEGSKMDWPLRLRIGIGAAKGLAYLHHTCNPRVLHRNISSKCILLDEDYEPKISDFGLARLMNPIDTHLSTFVNGEFGDLGYVAPEYARTLMATPKGDVYSFGVVLLELITGEKPTHVSMAPENFRGSLVEWINYLSSNGLLQDAIDKSLIGKDTDGELMQFLKVACSCTLATPKERPTMFEVYQLLRAIGERYHFTADDDLVLSPLNTDGETLDELIVAK; via the exons ATGACAGATCATTTTGCTCTAAGTGCTCTTCTTCTACTGCTGTCAAGTACTACTTGTTTCAGTTCAGACCTAGATGTCCAATGCTTGAGAGACGTACAGAAATCAGTGATTGATCCTAATGGTATACTCAAATCCTCATGGACTTTTGACAATAACACTGCGGGTTTTATATGCCGATTTACCGGTGTGGAGTGCTGGCACCCAGATGAGAATCGAGTTCTTTCATTGCGGCTGAGCAACTTTGGTCTTCAGGGTCCATTCCCTCAAGGTCTTAAGAATTGTACCAGTATGACTGGGTTGGATCTGTCAAGCAACAACTTTACAGGCCCTATTCCTTCAGATATATCTCTGCAAGTGCCCTTTTTGACATCGCTGGACCTCTCATATAATGGTTTCTCAGGAGAAATTCCACTACTTATATATAACATGACGTACCTAAATACCCTTAATCTTCAACATAACCAATTGAGTGGTCAAATTCCGGGGCAGTTCAGTTTATTGGCTCGGCTATTAACATTCAATGTTGCTGACAACCAACTATCAGGGAGTATTCCATCTGCTCTACAGAAATTCTCGTCATCAAGCTTTGCTGGTAATCAAAGACTGTGTGGGCCTCCATTAGGTGACTGCCAAGCTTCAGCAAAGAGCAAGAGCAATGCAGCAATCATCGGGGCTGTTGTTGGCGTGGTAGTTGTTGTCATAATTGTTACAATAGTTGTGCTCTTTTGTCTGCGGAGATTACCAGCCAAGAAGAAGGCAAAGGATGAGGATGATAATAAGTGGGCAAAGAGTATCAAAGGAACAAAAACTATCAAG GTCTCTATGTTTGAGAATCCAGTTTCAAAGATGAAACTAAGTGATCTCATGAAGGCCACAAACCAATTCAGCAAAGAGAACATCATAGGTACTGGGAGGACAGGAACTATGTACAAGGCAGTGCTACCTGACGGTTCCTTCCTAGCCGTCAAAAGGCTGCAAGATTCACAGCATTCTGAATCCCAGTTCACATCGGAGATGAAGACACTCGGCCAGGTAAGGCACCGGAACTTGGTTCCGCTCCTGGGGTTTTGCATTGCCAAGAAGGAGAAGTTGCTGGTGTATAAACACATGCCTAAAGGATCACTTTATGATCAGTTAACCCAAGAGGAAGGTAGTAAGATGGATTGGCCACTTAGGTTAAGAATTGGCATCGGTGCAGCAAAAGGGCTTGCATATCTCCATCACACCTGCAATCCTAGAGTTCTTCACCGCAACATCAGCTCCAAATGCATCCTCTTGGATGAGGACTATGAACCAAAGATATCAGACTTCGGCCTTGCTAGGCTCATGAACCCAATAGACACCCATCTCAGCACCTTTGTGAACGGGGAATTTGGAGACCTTGGTTATGTAGCACCGGAGTATGCACGCACTCTGATGGCCACACCGAAGGGTGATGTATACAGCTTTGGTGTGGTTCTCCTCGAGCTCATCACCGGCGAGAAGCCTACCCACGTTTCCATGGCTCCAGAGAATTTCAGAGGGAGCCTAGTGGAATGGATCAATTATCTTTCGAGCAACGGACTCCTCCAAGACGCCATCGATAAGTCGCTGATAGGAAAGGACACTGATGGCGAGTTGATGCAGTTCCTGAAAGTCGCGTGTTCCTGCACGCTTGCCACCCCGAAGGAGAGACCAACCATGTTTGAGGTTTACCAACTCCTTAGAGCCATTGGCGAAAGGTACCATTTCACTGCCGATGATGACCTGGTGCTTTCACCTCTTAACACAGATGGCGAAACCCTGGACGAACTCATCGTTGCCAAGTAA